Proteins encoded in a region of the Phocoena phocoena chromosome X, mPhoPho1.1, whole genome shotgun sequence genome:
- the HSD17B10 gene encoding 3-hydroxyacyl-CoA dehydrogenase type-2 isoform X3 has translation MAAACRSVKGLVAVITGGASGLGLATAERLLGQGATAVLLDLPNSDGETQAKKLGKNCAFAPADVTSEKDVQAALTLAKEKFGRVDVAVNCAGIAVASKTYNLKKSQAHTLEDFQRVLNVNLIGTFNVIRLVAGEMGQNEPDQGGQRGVIINTASVAAFEGQVGQAAYSASKGGIVGMTLPIARDLAPMGLFGTPLLTTLPDKVRNFLASQVPFPSRLGDSAEYAHLVQAIIENPFLNGEVIRLDGAIRMQP, from the exons ATGGCTGCTGCGTGTCGGAGCGTGAAG GGTCTGGTCGCCGTAATAACCGGTGGAGCCTCGGGCCTCGGCTTGGCCACGGCGGAGCGACTGCTGGGGCAGGGGGCCACTGCTGTACTTCTCGACCTGCCCAACTCGGATGGGGAGACCCAGGCCAAGAAGTTAGGGAAGAACTGCGCCTTTGCCCCAGCGGAC GTGACCTCAGAGAAGGACGTGCAAGCAGCCCTGACTCTAGCAAAAGAAAAGTTTGGCCGTGTGGATGTGGCAGTCAACTGTGCAGGCATTGCAGTGGCCAGCAAGACATACAACTTAAAGAAGAGCCAGGCCCATACCTTGGAGGACTTTCAGCGAGTTCTCAAT GTGAATCTCATAGGCACCTTCAATGTGATCCGCCTGGTAGCTGGTGAGATGGGCCAGAATGAACCAGACCAGGGAGGCCAACGTGGGGTCATCATCAACACAGCCAGTGTAGCTGCCTTTGAGGGCCAG GTTGGACAAGCTGCATACTCTGCTTCCAAGGGGGGCATAGTGGGCATGACACTGCCCATTGCTCGGGATCTGGCTCCCATGG GCCTATTTGGCACTCCGCTGTTGACCACCCTCCCAGATAAAGTGCGCAACTTCCTGGCCAGCCAGGTGCCCTTCCCCAGCCGACTGGGTGACTCTGCTGAGTATGCTCATCTGGTACAGGCCATCATCGAGAACCCATTCCTCAATGGAGAGGTCATCCGGCTGGATGGGGCCATCCGCATGCAGCCTTGA
- the HSD17B10 gene encoding 3-hydroxyacyl-CoA dehydrogenase type-2 isoform X2 — MAAACRSVKGLVAVITGGASGLGLATAERLLGQGATAVLLDLPNSDGETQAKKLGKNCAFAPADVTSEKDVQAALTLAKEKFGRVDVAVNCAGIAVASKTYNLKKSQAHTLEDFQRVLNVNLIGTFNVIRLVAGEMGQNEPDQGGQRGVIINTASVAAFEGQVGQAAYSASKGGIVGMTLPIARDLAPMGIRVMTIAPGLFGTPLLTTLPDKVRNFLASQVPFPSRLGDSAEYAHLVQAIIENPFLNGEVIRLDGAIRMQP; from the exons ATGGCTGCTGCGTGTCGGAGCGTGAAG GGTCTGGTCGCCGTAATAACCGGTGGAGCCTCGGGCCTCGGCTTGGCCACGGCGGAGCGACTGCTGGGGCAGGGGGCCACTGCTGTACTTCTCGACCTGCCCAACTCGGATGGGGAGACCCAGGCCAAGAAGTTAGGGAAGAACTGCGCCTTTGCCCCAGCGGAC GTGACCTCAGAGAAGGACGTGCAAGCAGCCCTGACTCTAGCAAAAGAAAAGTTTGGCCGTGTGGATGTGGCAGTCAACTGTGCAGGCATTGCAGTGGCCAGCAAGACATACAACTTAAAGAAGAGCCAGGCCCATACCTTGGAGGACTTTCAGCGAGTTCTCAAT GTGAATCTCATAGGCACCTTCAATGTGATCCGCCTGGTAGCTGGTGAGATGGGCCAGAATGAACCAGACCAGGGAGGCCAACGTGGGGTCATCATCAACACAGCCAGTGTAGCTGCCTTTGAGGGCCAG GTTGGACAAGCTGCATACTCTGCTTCCAAGGGGGGCATAGTGGGCATGACACTGCCCATTGCTCGGGATCTGGCTCCCATGGGCATCCGGGTGATGACCATTGCTCCAG GCCTATTTGGCACTCCGCTGTTGACCACCCTCCCAGATAAAGTGCGCAACTTCCTGGCCAGCCAGGTGCCCTTCCCCAGCCGACTGGGTGACTCTGCTGAGTATGCTCATCTGGTACAGGCCATCATCGAGAACCCATTCCTCAATGGAGAGGTCATCCGGCTGGATGGGGCCATCCGCATGCAGCCTTGA
- the HSD17B10 gene encoding 3-hydroxyacyl-CoA dehydrogenase type-2 isoform X1 gives MAAACRSVKVTGSSSLLLAPLHLLARRGRRTRGERSVLAERGLVAVITGGASGLGLATAERLLGQGATAVLLDLPNSDGETQAKKLGKNCAFAPADVTSEKDVQAALTLAKEKFGRVDVAVNCAGIAVASKTYNLKKSQAHTLEDFQRVLNVNLIGTFNVIRLVAGEMGQNEPDQGGQRGVIINTASVAAFEGQVGQAAYSASKGGIVGMTLPIARDLAPMGIRVMTIAPGLFGTPLLTTLPDKVRNFLASQVPFPSRLGDSAEYAHLVQAIIENPFLNGEVIRLDGAIRMQP, from the exons ATGGCTGCTGCGTGTCGGAGCGTGAAGGTAACCGGGTCTTCGTCCCTGCTTCTTGCCCCGCTGCACCTGCTGGCACGGCGCGGCCGTAGAACTAGGGGGGAGAGATCGGTGCTGGCAGAAAGG GGTCTGGTCGCCGTAATAACCGGTGGAGCCTCGGGCCTCGGCTTGGCCACGGCGGAGCGACTGCTGGGGCAGGGGGCCACTGCTGTACTTCTCGACCTGCCCAACTCGGATGGGGAGACCCAGGCCAAGAAGTTAGGGAAGAACTGCGCCTTTGCCCCAGCGGAC GTGACCTCAGAGAAGGACGTGCAAGCAGCCCTGACTCTAGCAAAAGAAAAGTTTGGCCGTGTGGATGTGGCAGTCAACTGTGCAGGCATTGCAGTGGCCAGCAAGACATACAACTTAAAGAAGAGCCAGGCCCATACCTTGGAGGACTTTCAGCGAGTTCTCAAT GTGAATCTCATAGGCACCTTCAATGTGATCCGCCTGGTAGCTGGTGAGATGGGCCAGAATGAACCAGACCAGGGAGGCCAACGTGGGGTCATCATCAACACAGCCAGTGTAGCTGCCTTTGAGGGCCAG GTTGGACAAGCTGCATACTCTGCTTCCAAGGGGGGCATAGTGGGCATGACACTGCCCATTGCTCGGGATCTGGCTCCCATGGGCATCCGGGTGATGACCATTGCTCCAG GCCTATTTGGCACTCCGCTGTTGACCACCCTCCCAGATAAAGTGCGCAACTTCCTGGCCAGCCAGGTGCCCTTCCCCAGCCGACTGGGTGACTCTGCTGAGTATGCTCATCTGGTACAGGCCATCATCGAGAACCCATTCCTCAATGGAGAGGTCATCCGGCTGGATGGGGCCATCCGCATGCAGCCTTGA